In Paraburkholderia terrae, the following proteins share a genomic window:
- a CDS encoding DUF3303 domain-containing protein, which yields MKFMLTFTWASDARIRDEAIERFRKTGGLPPTGVTLLGRWTRADLSGGFDLLEADDLRKVTEFAYMWSDLMKLDITPVVEDDDLNAVFQTVAR from the coding sequence ATGAAGTTCATGCTGACGTTCACCTGGGCATCCGACGCCCGCATTCGCGACGAAGCCATCGAGCGGTTCCGGAAGACAGGCGGCCTTCCGCCGACGGGCGTCACGTTGCTCGGGAGATGGACCCGGGCCGACCTGAGCGGCGGTTTCGATCTGCTCGAAGCCGACGACCTGAGGAAGGTAACTGAGTTCGCCTACATGTGGAGTGACCTGATGAAGCTGGATATCACGCCCGTCGTGGAGGACGACGATCTGAACGCCGTCTTCCAGACGGTCGCCAGGTAG
- a CDS encoding antibiotic biosynthesis monooxygenase, protein MTIEVVQKYDLLPGVDPQAYAELMKKVVAALLRAPGLVEIDARRNLLGSPQVRATSVWRRLADWEAAREHEELVALEVESRRHVSNMSVEIWEPSPLLTEPLRPER, encoded by the coding sequence ATGACGATAGAAGTCGTGCAGAAATATGATCTCCTGCCTGGCGTTGACCCGCAGGCCTATGCGGAGCTGATGAAGAAAGTGGTCGCCGCCTTGCTGCGGGCCCCCGGCCTCGTCGAGATCGACGCCAGGCGAAATCTGCTGGGATCGCCTCAGGTCCGGGCGACGAGCGTATGGCGGCGTCTTGCAGATTGGGAAGCCGCGCGGGAACATGAAGAACTCGTGGCATTGGAGGTCGAGTCCCGCCGCCATGTCTCGAACATGAGCGTTGAAATCTGGGAGCCATCGCCTCTGCTCACCGAGCCTCTTCGTCCAGAGCGCTAG